Proteins from one Aspergillus nidulans FGSC A4 chromosome VIII genomic window:
- a CDS encoding uncharacterized protein (transcript_id=CADANIAT00001669) — MSGFKGIMKDGWHPKGREGRKESWRNDFKGVNQVAGWMGKGKDPKDEDRENHVSRPLSSLKDPSSFGPPPKHIKYHGAAALPNETTPDRSGSGAPLSREQINNSYTRKQQEEEEERRKAEEAAKRPPVPYRANRTGIDPSTLPPPPVRRTGSVAESAPASAGPRPVPSVPPRVPPRTNTITPASHTPSPPAYTPNPESAEQSRAADDYLNQAATSRLGQAGVSVPALGISGRPSNPTSPAPSYSQAPVNELQSRFSQMRTNSASSPSPAPSPPVQQTQSPVNSASNFSGARSAFSDFRSKHSDQIESGKQKLNGLNQKYGITERINNTLDSKSGNTGQAPPIPPHPNLSRSTTMSSSDTASLAQRKAPPPPPPQKKAALRSAPVNTGSPAPPPLPLGTKPR, encoded by the exons ATGAGCGGTTTCAAAGGCATTATGAAGGATGGATGGCACCCAAAAGGCCGGGAggggagaaaagagagctgGCGGAACGATTTCAAGGGCGTCAACCAGGTG GCAGGATGGATGGGTAAAGGAAAAGACCCTAAGGATGAGGATAGGGAAAATCACGTTTCCCGGCCGCTCTCATCGCTCAAAGACCCATCTTCCTTCGGTCCTCCGCCTAAGCATATTAAATACCACGGCGCTGCTGCACTCCCAAACGAAACCACGCCGGATCGCAGCGGATCGGGTGCGCCCTTGAGCCGGGAACAGATCAATAACTCGTATACCCGAAAAcagcaggaagaggaggaggaacgGAGAAAGGCGGAGGAAGCTGCGAAACGGCCTCCAGTGCCATATCGCGCAAACCGAACAGGAATCGATCCGAGCACtcttccaccaccacccgTCCGGCGGACTGGTTCAGTCGCAGAATCAGCGCCGGCTTCTGCAGGCCCTAGGCCGGTACCAAGTGTTCCGCCCCGTGTACCACCCCGGACAAACACCATCACACCAGCCTCCCATACGCCTTCCCCTCCCGCGTACACCCCCAATCCCGAAAGTGCAGAACAGTCTAGGGCCGCAGATGACTACTTGAATCAAGCCGCAACCTCGCGTCTTGGGCAGGCCGGGGTATCTGTTCCGGCGCTTGGCATTAGTGGCCGGCCTTCAAACCCGACCTCGCCGGCACCGAGTTACAGTCAAGCTCCGGTCAACGAGCTTCAGAGCCGATTCTCCCAGATGAGGACGAATTCTGCGTCCTCCCCGTCGCCTGCGCCATCTCCGCCAGTGCAGCAGACGCAATCGCCCGTCAATTCTGCTTCAAACTTTTCAGGAGCCAGATCGGCGTTTAGCGATTTCCGGTCCAAACATAGTGATCAGATTGAATCCGGAAAACAAAAACTCAATGGGCTCAATCAGAAGTACGGGATTACTGAACGGATCAATAACACTCTGGACAGCAAGTCAGGCAACACAGGACAGGCTCCTCCCATCCCGCCGCACCCGAACTTGAGTCGTTCGACCACCATGTCCAGCTCGGATACCGCGTCGCTAGCTCAGAGGAAggcgcctcctccccctccgccTCAAAAGAAGGCCGCGCTACGGTCAGCGCCCGTCAATACTGGATCACCTGCGCCGCCTCCACTTCCGCTCGGTACGAAACCCCGCTGA
- a CDS encoding elongation of very long chain fatty acids protein (transcript_id=CADANIAT00001670): protein MYDLALDTGSGPAFVGFGLPPASLLKFPPDELPATVPAPLRDEPTWYQPFNIPPGLYNQLLDIRVPITIASVYAVTVVILNRVNKSRGYKPYAFSQTRSFKIFVILHNVFLAVYSAWTFAGMVRAFRYTLPAWQENGLVGIVDALCKCNGPRGYGNAATYDTTINKWSIQNPEYRLAEGGVPDSTDVGRLWNQGLAFLGWIFYLSKFYEVLDTAIILAKGKKSSTLQTYHHAGAMMCMWAGIRYVAPPIWIFTLVNSAIHAMMYTYYTLTALRVRVPTIVKRSLTTMQITQFVIGSAMAASYLFVYYTLPPVRFVPTTSAAPVVAATGLSWVKQVAFRAAGAEGIAENVGHVENNLGAPREVVQPGPMVTCMDTSGQGFAIYLNVAYLLPLTYLFARFFVRSYLYRKEPGPQATHIHAAEKAGLDALKGVSREIQKAAEMSGETSETTEDEAIAKSRSTRSHVQDTVDNSPIRTRSSAAKKARATESQREPEQGFSTVPAGKGAKRISKEETQSAGGPAEVKTSNPFGVLGNSN from the exons ATGTACGATCTCGCCCTCGATACAGGGTCCGGCCCGGCCTTTGTGGGATTCGGTCTGCCTCCAGCTTCACTGCTGAAATTCCCGCCGGACGAGCTGCCGGCCACGgttcctgctcctctgcGTGACGAGCCGACATGGTACCAGCCTTTTAACATCCCGCCTGGGCTTTACAACCAGTTGCTCGATATTCGCGTGCCGATCACGATCGCTAGCGTCTACGCCGTTACCGTTGTCATCCTCAATCGTGTCAACAAGAGCCGTGGTTACAAACCGTACGCGTTCAGCCAAACCCGGTCTTTCAAGATCTTCGTTATCCTGCACAATGTCTTCTTGGCTGTCTATTCTGCATGGACTTTCGCCGGAATGGTTCGCGCGTTCCGCTACACCTTACCCGCTTGGCAGGAAAACGGCCTCGTGGGCATTGTCGATGCGCTGTGCAAGTGCAACGGTCCTCGAGGATACGGAAACGCGGCCACCTATGACACAACGATAAACAAATGGTCTATCCAGAACCCTGAATACAGATTGGCTGAAGGTGGTGTCCCAGATTCTACGGACGTTGGCCGCTTGTGGAACCAGGGATTGGCCTTCCTGGGCTGGATCTTCTACCTCTCCAAGTTCTACGAAGTGCTGGATACAGCGATCATCCTtgccaagggcaagaagagctCGACTTTGCAGACTTATCATCATGCCGGTGCTATGATGTGCATGTGGGCCGGTATCCGCTATGTTGCGCCACCGATCTGGATCTTCACTTTGGTGAACTCTGCGATCCATGCGATGATG TACACCTACTACACATTGACGGCGCTCCGCGTCCGCGTTCCCACGATCGTCAAGCGCTCCCTGACTACCATGCAAATCACCCAGTTCGTTATCGGATCGGCTATGGCCGCATCCTACCTGTTTGTCTACTATACACTCCCGCCAGTCCGCTTCGTACCTACAACATCCGCTGCTCCGGTTGTTGCTGCCACCGGTTTGTCTTGGGTTAAGCAAGTTGCCTTCCGCGCCGCAGGTGCAGAAGGTATTGCCGAGAACGTGGGACACGTCGAAAACAACCTTGGCGCTCCTCGTGAGGTTGTACAACCCGGACCAATGGTCACTTGCATGGACACCTCCGGTCAGGGTTTCGCGATCTACCTCAATGTTGCTTATCTTTTGCCCCTGACCTATCTATTCGCCCGATTCTTTGTTCGCTCCTACCTGTACCGTAAGGAACCTGGTCCGCAGGCTACGCACATTCACGCCGCCGAGAAGGCCGGCCTGGATGCGCTTAAGGGAGTGAGCCGTGAGATCCAGAAAGCCGCGGAAATGAGCGGGGAAACCAGCGAGACCACCGAGGATGAGGCCATTGCCAAGTCTCGGTCGACTCGGAGCCACGTACAGGATACCGTCGACAACTCGCCCATTCGAACCCGCTCAAGTGCTGCCAAGAAGGCGCGTGCGACTGAGAGTCAGCGAGAGCCAGAACAAGGGTTTTCCACTGTCCCCGCTGGAAAAGGTGCCAAGAGAatcagcaaagaagaaacaCAAAGCGCCGGCGGCCCCGCTGAAGTCAAGACCTCTAACCCCTTTGGAGTTCTGGGCAACTCGAACTAA
- a CDS encoding protein lacB (transcript_id=CADANIAT00001672): protein MATAFWLLLFLLGSLHVLTAAQNSSQSEWPIHDNGLSKVVQWDHYSFYINGQRIFLFSGEFHYWRIPVPALWRDILEKIKAIGFTGFAFYSSWAYHAPNNQTVDFSTGARDITPIYDLAKELGMYIIVRPGPYVNAEASAGGFPLWLTTGAYGSTRNDDPRYTAAWEPYFAEVSEITSKYQVTDGHYTLCYQIENEYGQQWIGDPRDRNPNQTAIAYMELLQASARENGITVPLTGNDPNMNTKSWGSDWSDAGGNLDTVGLDSYPSEVQPTMPFFMPEFQGGSYNPWDGPEGGCTEDTGADFANLFYRWNIGQRVSAMSLYMMFGGTNWGGIAAPVTASSYDYSAPISEDRSIGSKYYETKLLALFTRCAKDLTMTDRLGNGTQYTDNEAVIASELRNPDTNAAFYVTTHLDTTVGTDESFKLHVNTSKGALTIPRHGGTIRLNGHHSKIIVTDFNFGSETLLYSTAEVLTYAVFDRKPTLVLWVPTGESGEFAIKGAKSGSVAKCSGCSNIKFHRDSGSLTVAFTQGEGISVLQLDNGVRVVLLDRQKAYTFWAPALTDNPLVPEGESVLVSGPYLVRTARLARSTLTLRGDSKGETLEIFAPRKIKKVTWNGKAVEATRTSYGSLKAILAKPPSVELPTLNGWKYSDSLPERFPTYDDSGAAWVEIDANHMTTPNPNKPATLPVLYADEYGFHNGVRLWRGYFNSSASGVYLNIQGGAAFGWSAWLNGHFLGSHLGSASIQQANGTLDFPANTLNTEGTPNVLLVVHDDTGHDQTTGVLNPRGILEARLLSEASDNNDDDSPGFTHWRVAGTAGGESDLDPVRGVYNEDGLYAERVGWHLPGFDDSKWATVNGTSLSFTGATVRFFRTVIPPLSIPENTDVSISFVFSTPNVNNTSAGNTSAFRAQLFVNGYQYGRYNPYVGNQVVYPVPPGILDYNGENTIGVAVWAQTEAGARLNLDWRVNYVLGSSLDAGRLDLSFVAIAYVYIFECLQL from the exons ATGGCGACGGCCTTCTGgttgcttctcttccttctggGAAGCCTCCATGTTCTGACTGCAGCTCAGAATAGTTCCCAATCCGAATGGCCTATACATGACAATGGGCTGAGCAAAGTTGTACAATGGGACCATTACAGCTTTTACATCAACGGGCAGCGGATATTCCTGTTCTCGGGGGAGTTCCACTACTGGcgtatcccagtcccagcacTATGGCGGGACATATTGGAGAAAATCAAGGCGATTGGATTCACTGGCTTTGCGTTCTACTCTAGCTGGGCTTACCACGCACCCAATAACCAGACTGTTGATTTCTCGACTGGTGCTCGTGACATCACCCCGATATATGACTTGGCAAAGGAGCTTGGAATGTACATCATCGTGCGCCCTGGGCCATATGTCAACGCCGAAGCCAGCGCTGGAGGGTTCCCACTCTGGCTTACGACAGGCGCATATGGCTCGACGAGAAATGACGACCCCAGATATACAGCGGCCTGGGAACCGTATTTTGCGGAAGTGTCCGAAATCACCAGCAAGTATCAGGTTACCGATGGTCATTATACACTTTGCTACCAGATCGAGAACGAATACGGACAGCAATGGATTGGGGATCCGCGTGACAGGAACCCTAATCAGACAGCTATTGCTTACATGGAATTGCTACAAGCCTCGGCTCGTGAGAATGGTATCACTGTTCCATTGACCGGGAACGACCCTAATATGAACACAAAATCCTGGGGCAGTGACTGGTCAGATGCTGGAGGCAATCTTGATACGGTGGGCTTGGATTCGTACCCTTCT GAAGTCCAACCGACTATGCCGTTCTTCATGCCCGAGTTTCAAGGCGGATCTTATAACCCGTGGGACGGACCTGAAGGAGGGTGCACTGAGGATACTGGGGCCGATTTTGCGAATCTGTTCTACAGATGGAACATCGGCCAACGGGTATCTGCGATGAGTCTATACATGATGTTCGGAGGAACAAACTGGGGCGGTATCGCGGCACCTGTCACTGCGAGCAGCTATGACTATTCTGCGCCAATTTCAGAAGATCGCTCGATAGGATCCAAGTACTATGAGACCAAGCTGCTAGCTCTGTTTACTCGATGCGCAAAGGACTTGACCATGACCGACCGTCTGGGGAATGGGACACAATATACAGACAATGAAGCCGTCATCGCGAGCGAATTACGGAATCCAGATACCAACGCTGCTTTCTACGTGACCACCCACTTGGATACTACAGTCGGCACGGATGAGTCGTTCAAGTTGCACGTCAACACATCCAAAGGCGCTCTCACAATCCCAAGGCACGGAGGTACTATCCGGCTCAACGGTCATCACTCCAAAATCATCGTGACCGATTTCAACTTTGGATCCGAGACACTTCTGTATTCTACAGCAGAAGTTTTGACCTACGCGGTCTTCGACCGTAAGCCAACTCTTGTCCTCTGGGTGCCGACGGGTGAATCTGGCGAATTTGCCATCAAGGGCGCGAAATCGGGATCGGTCGCGAAATGCTCAGGATGTTCAAATATAAAGTTCCACCGCGATAGCGGATCATTGACAGTTGCGTTTACCCAGGGAGAAGGGATAAGTGTCCTGCAGCTAGATAATGGTGTACGAGTGGTTTTGCTTGACAGACAGAAGGCATACACATTTTGGGCTCCTGCATTGACAGACAACCCGCTTGTTCCTGAGGGTGAAAGTG TTCTCGTTAGCGGCCCCTACCTCGTCCGAACGGCCAGACTAGCAAGGTCGACGTTAACATTACGAGGCGACTCCAAGGGCGAAACATTGGAGATCTTTGCACCCAGGAAGATCAAAAAGGTTACATGGAACGGGAAGGCTGTAGAGGCGACAAGAACCTCATATGGCAGCCTCAAAGCTATTCTGGCCAAGCCGCCTTCTGTCGAACTGCCTACTCTCAACGGGTGGAAATACAGCGACAGTCTTCCTGAGCGATTCCCAACCTACGATGACTCGGGCGCTGCATGGGTTG AGATAGATGCGAATCATATGACAACCCCGAACCCTAACAAACCAGCTACACTGCCCGTCCTCTATGCCGACGAATATG GATTCCACAACGGCGTGCGGCTATGGCGCGGCTACTTCAACAGTAGCGCCTCAGGCGTTTACCTCAACATCCAAGGCGGCGCCGCATT CGGCTGGTCCGCCTGGCTAAACGGCCACTTCCTTGGCTCTCACCTAGGCTCGGCCTCTATTCAGCAAGCAAATGGCACCCTCGACTTCCCAGCAAACACTTTGAACACAGAGGGCACGCCCaacgtcctcctcgtcgtccacGACGACACAGGCCACGACCAGACAACAGGCGTTCTTAACCCACGAGGCATTCTCGAAGCGCGGCTACTCTCTGAAGCTTCAGACAACAACGACGATGACTCACCAGGATTCACGCACTGGCGCGTTGCCGGCACCGCAGGGGGGGAATCAGACCTCGACCCCGTCCGCGGCGTCTACAATGAAGACGGCCTGTACGCCGAACGCGTGGGTTGGCATCTTCCGGGATTCGACGACAGCAAGTGGGCCACAGTTAACGGGACCTCGCTCTCCTTCACTGGGGCAACAGTCCGGTTCTTCCGCACCGTCATTCCACCACTCTCTATCCCTGAAAACACTGACGTTTCtatctccttcgtcttctcgacTCCCAACGTGAACAATACATCAGCAGGCAATACATCCGCTTTCCGCGCCCAGCTCTTTGTTAACGGGTATCAGTACGGCCGGTATAACCCCTACGTTGGGAATCAGGTTGTGTACCCTGTTCCTCCTGGGATCCTGGACTATAACGGGGAGAACACGATTGGTGTTGCTGTTTGGGCCCAGACAGAGGCCGGCGCGAGGTTGAATCTGGACTGGAGGGTTAATTATGTGCTTGGGAGTTCGCTTGATGCTGGGCGGCTGGAT CTATCCTTCGTTGCAATTGCCTACGTCTACATATTCGAATGTCTTCAACTATGA
- a CDS encoding uncharacterized protein (transcript_id=CADANIAT00001673) — MAALVQTIPQQSSAVPVLQTRPSSSSGAFTTSQSLQQTDSRNPAMSWNTYNTTGNSGGYRPGHQVVAPYAFTSTPNLSNSPNLQNRQSWSPSLRPEHRTSSAPSAPQLPANASLVGNNSRPVHHTAAGSVSTSSSNSSVQSHMSKDDTAIPSRQLRGDPSIRPLSTANLPSPTPSFMNISSPTVSRPSPDRYRRGNRRSDASAGARSSPPILDENPQNTTSAGLSGVRSLIPEGKGHTRATSADDNTRSDKPQPELAKRYRRRSWGNMDNTGLINLELKLPAASPIPMPSGQDYFNQDRPSSAQSHRDISGSIRSARSSTSSVADSGTVPPKPATKSEDTKRTPKPSPLSQPVSTTPTSPETSQSTQREPPKLASPASQRLAELSKNDSHRPGKSRLRRAFSFGSASELLKASQNSHRKDGLSVDKSRRELLKEELGAEQAAIAEQQEASGLGESIYSHHQGRFFNSSTDNLSISSTASSASIMLRKMGKGMKRSTRSLVGLFRPKSVIASSPDDITAEPMAPQVSVVNIEAERKGVAANADPTDLPHGGTVFPKVDSTVLPASGQDDLTEALQSRKSIVGGDRERAEVLAAVRKGILKKTNSDIALSAAAKSGNVTENGTDSPQSSAPSTPEDQPRTGIRRPDAVKIAGEDEVPEAKNGSLGPPAVPSKSLVFSPRIQFHETWPSGEYDRRGDIATCNRLTPLLAQQIKEELNSFKMEMEVHETSKIYTHFL; from the exons ATGGCAGCTTTGGTACAGACGATTCCTCAGCAAAGCAGCGCGGTTCCGGTGCTCCAAACACgcccctcttcctcgtcgggtGCTTTCACAACTTCTCAGTCCTTACAACAAACGGACTCTCGAAATCCCGCCATGTCCTGGAATACCTACAACACGACGGGCAATTCGGGGGGCTATCGGCCCGGTCATCAGGTTGTGGCCCCCTACGCCTTTACCAGCACTCCCAACCTCTCTAATTCACCCAACTTGCAGAACCGTCAGTCATGGTCTCCTAGTTTGAGGCCCGAGCATCGGACGTCCTCTGCTCCCTCTGCTCCCCAACTCCCCGCGAATGCCTCCCTCGTCGGAAACAATTCCCGTCCCGTTCATCACACTGCAGCTGGTTCTGTATCTACTTCATCTTCTAACTCCTCCGTCCAATCACACATGTCCAAAGACGATACGGCGATTccttctcgccagcttcGCGGTGATCCTTCTATTCGTCCCTTATCTACCGCCAATTTGCCTTCTCCAACACCTTCCTTCATGAACATATCCTCGCCTACAGTATCTCGTCCTTCACCCGACCGATACCGTCGTGGGAACCGTCGTTCGGATGCCTCTGCAGGTGCACGCTCATCTCCACCAATTCTGGATGAAAATCCCCAGAACACGACATCCGCTGGTTTATCAGGAGTAAGAAGTCTGATACCGGAGGGTAAAGGTCATACCCGGGCTACCAGCGCAGATGATAATACTCGATCGGATAAGCCGCAACCAGAGTTGGCAAAGAGGTATCgacggaggagctggggaaACATGGACAACACTGGCCTCATCAATCTTGAGCTCAAGTTGCCCGCGGCATCCCCAATCCCAATGCCGAGTGGGCAAGACTATTTCAATCAAGATCGGCCCAGTTCGGCTCAGTCACATAGGGATATTTCGGGAAGTATACGTTCTGCTCGCTCTTCCACATCATCC GTTGCTGATTCCGGCACTGTGCCGCCGAAGCCTGCTACAAAGTCGGAAGATACCAAACGCACGCCAAAGCCCTCCCCGCTCTCACAACCTGTTTCTACAACCCCTACCTCACCAGAAACCTCGCAGTCAACTCAGCGAGAACCACCCAAACTGGCGAGCCCTGCTTCGCAACGCCTGGCTGAGCTCTCCAAGAACGATTCACACCGGCCTGGCAAGTCACGGTTAAGAAGAGCCTTTTCATTTGGTAGCGCCTCGGAACTCCTCAAGGCCTCGCAAAACAGTCACCGCAAAGATGGGCTTTCGGTAGACAAGTCTCGCAGGGAACTCCTGAAGGAAGAGCTGGGTGCCGAACAAGCTGCCATAGCTGAACAGCAAGAAGCCAGTGGCCTTGGAGAAAGCATATACTCCCACCACCAGGGTCGTTTCTTCAACAGCTCCACGGATAACCtatccatctcctccaccgcttcctccgcatcaatCATGTTACGGAAAATGGGCAAAGGGATGAAACGATCGACCAGGTCACTAGTTGGCCTATTCCGACCAAAATCAGTCATTGCATCTTCACCAGATGATATAACAGCGGAGCCAATGGCGCCACAAGTGTCGGTCGTGAATATCGAAGCAGAAAGGAAAGGCGTTGCGGCAAATGCAGATCCTACGGATCTTCCTCATGGTGGAACCGTATTTCCCAAGGTGGATTCCACGGTCCTTCCCGCTTCTGGCCAGGATGACCTGACAGAAGCGCTGCAATCGCGTAAAAGCATTGTAGGAGGAGATCGGGAACGCGCAGAGGTCCTTGCAGCTGTAAGGAAGGGTATTCTCAAGA AAACCAACTCTGACATAGCACTATCCGCAGCCGCTAAGTCCGGCAATGTTACAGAGAATGGCACGGATTCGCCACAATCCAGCGCGCCAAGTACACCTGAAGATCAACCTCGGACGGGGATTCGACGCCCGGACGCGGTCAAAATTGCCGGTGAAGATGAGGTACCTGAAGCGAAAAATGGTTCACTTGGACCACCGGCGGTGCCTTCAAAGAGCCTCGTGTTCAGCCCTCGAATTCAGTTCCACGAGACATGGCCCAGCGGGGAGTATGACCGCCGGGGAGATATCGCGACTTGCAACCGACTCACTCCACTACTCGCTCAGCAGATTAAGGAGGAGCTGAATTCGTTCAAGATG GAGATGGAAGTTCACGAAACCTCGAAAATCTATACTCACTTTCTCTGA
- a CDS encoding translation initiation factor eIF2B subunit gamma (transcript_id=CADANIAT00001674), with amino-acid sequence MPHSVPVPPTGFQALILCGPGVSLNTFTSNPEEFPKALIPIANRPMVWYPLDWCYRMGITNITLITPPPSQAPLEAALSQNPHLTSLPSPSPSILAPADLTLTTGTAELLRLPEVQACIKSDFLLLPCDLICDIPGESLLEAWMVLQSALGGSTLAGGWNTNGPKTIGMGGEAGGRRGGLAVYYQTKGREESVKGEVTDFVATACLEQDEAPAVSHPTDGPAAIRYGLSKLVLSMPMDTVKEKMEEDKGLLIRHSLVKKHAQVKMLTSYRDAHIYVFPYWVKEMARLNEKFESVSEDLVGWWAKAGWQTGLAEKLRLSEIFRKSRSVGESGSMDDESLEEEIDIHAMSTTKTGAGNSHNTSASEPPAEFQFASRVRSLGPDSDIEPPQKEKLTTPPVLAYMHSSLSSAPLIRRVDASPLLLSVSLRLAKLESIEEVGKVAASPFAHNQKVAYPAGVAQRCTVTKSDCLLADNVTVEEKCVIKESVIGVGCHIASGARLTRCLVMDGAVIGERCQLTGCIIGRRSQVGRECVLKDCEVQDGHGVEEQTDAKNEKFMRFEGLDEDADDMDISEDIGDDGSDLGF; translated from the exons ATGCCGCACTCCGTTCCAGTGCCCCCGACGGGGTTCCAAGCGCTCATCCTTTGCGGGCCGGGAGTTTCTCTTAACACCTTCACTTCGAATCCGGAGGAGTTTCCGAAAGCCCTTATTCCTATCGCAAACCGTCCTATGGTATGGTACCCGTTGGACTGGTGCTATCGCATGGGTATCACTA ATATTACTCTCATCACCCCTCCTCCCAGTCAAGCCCCTCTCGAGGCTGCGTTATCACAAAACCCTCACCTTACGTCTCTTCCATCGCCGTCTCCCTCCATTCTCGCACCTGCCGACTTGACTTTGACAACGGGTACCGCTGAACTGCTACGTCTTCCCGAAGTTCAAGCATGTATCAAATCGGACTTTCTTCTCCTACCGTGCGATCTGATATGTGACATTCCAGGCGAATCCCTTCTCGAAGCATGGATGGTATTGCAGAGCGCCCTGGGTGGCTCAACACTTGCTGGAGGGTGGAACACAAACGGACCTAAGACGATAGGCATGGGTGGTGAAGCAGGAGGACGCCGTGGCGGTCTGGCGGTATATTATCAGacgaagggaagagaggaaagcgTGAAGGGAGAAGTGACTGACTTTGTCGCTACCGCGTGTCTTGAACAAGACGAAGCCCCTGCGGTTTCCCATCCCACAGACGGACCAGCTGCGATACGATATGGGCTTTCTAAGTTGGTACTTTCAATGCCAATGGACACGGttaaggagaagatggaagaggacAAGGGACTGCTTATCCGCCACTCGCTTGTGAAGAAGCATGCGCAAGTGAAGATGCTTACCAGCTATCGCGACGCGCATATCTATGTATTCCCTTATTGGGTCAAGGAAATGGCACGACTGAACGAAAAGTTTGAGAGCGTTAGTGAAGACCTCGTGGGGTGGTGGGCGAAGGCAGGCTGGCAAACTGGGTTAGCAGAAAAGCTCCGATTGAGCGAGATATTCCGAAAGAGCCGAAGCGTCGGCGAGAGTGGAAGCATGGATGACGAATCGCTcgaagaggagattgacaTCCACGCCATGAGCACCACAAAGACTGGTGCCGGGAATTCACACAACACATCAGCGTCTGAACCTCCGGCTGAATTCCAATTCGCCTCGCGGGTCCGAAGCTTAGGCCCTGACTCTGATATTGAGCCGCcgcaaaaagaaaaactcACCACTCCCCCGGTACTGGCTTACATGCATTCGTCCCTGTCCTCTGCACCTCTTATCAGGCGCGTCGATGCCTCgccccttcttctttccgtATCGCTCCGCCTTGCGAAGCTCGAGTCCATCGAAGAAGTCGGCAAAGTAGCCGCCTCTCCGTTTGCACACAATCAAAAGGTGGCCTATCCTGCGGGTGTCGCTCAACGTTGTACAGTGACAAAGTCCGACTGCCTCCTTGCCGACAACGTCACCGTGGAGGAAAAGTGCGTGATTAAGGAGAGTGTCATTGGGGTTGGGTGCCATATTGCCAGCGGAGCCAGGTTAACCCGCTGCCTAGTCATGGATGGAGCAGTTATCGGTGAACGCTGCCAGCTGACTGGATGCATTATCGGACGCCGCAGCCAAGTCGGGCGCGAGTGCGTTTTAAAGGACTGCGAAGTTCAGGAtggccatggtgttgaagagcAGACTGACGCCAAAAACGAAAAGTTTATGCGTTTTGAAGGATTAGACGAAGACGCTGATGATATGGATATTTCTGAAGACATTGGAGACGACGGTAGCGATCTGGGTTTTTGA